Proteins encoded within one genomic window of Amycolatopsis nigrescens CSC17Ta-90:
- a CDS encoding type III PLP-dependent enzyme, protein MTVAASSPRIARWLHDHDPPTPCLVLDLDVVTRRYHEQQAALPYATPYYAVKASPEPAVIALLVKLGACFDVASRAEIDLCLANGADAGSLSYGNTIKKSADIAYAHQLGVSTFVFDNVRELDKIVDAAPGAAVYCRLLSESAGARWRLGDNFGCSLEYAVELMTRAAQRGLSPYGLSFHVGSQQLEPTRWEPNIAAASEAFAKLRANDVELEMLNLGGGFPARYAEPVRPIIHFGKAIEQALDRWFPGAQRPRIVTEPGRSISAEAGVLRTQVVSVREPFEGADRWVYLDAGRFGGLAETEGEAIQYRVETERGGPTQPVIMAGPTCDSIDVIYRDAAYALPKELEIGDRVDFLSAGAYTASYSSIGFNGFPPLLTHCIGGGS, encoded by the coding sequence ATGACGGTCGCCGCGTCCAGCCCTCGCATCGCGCGGTGGCTCCACGACCACGACCCACCCACCCCCTGCCTGGTGCTCGACCTCGACGTGGTGACTCGGCGCTACCACGAACAACAGGCCGCGCTGCCGTACGCGACCCCGTACTACGCGGTCAAGGCGAGCCCGGAACCCGCAGTGATCGCCCTGCTCGTGAAACTGGGAGCCTGCTTCGACGTCGCGAGCCGGGCCGAGATCGACCTGTGTCTGGCCAATGGAGCCGATGCCGGCTCGCTGTCCTACGGCAACACCATCAAGAAGAGCGCGGATATCGCCTACGCCCACCAGCTGGGGGTGTCGACGTTCGTGTTCGACAACGTGCGCGAGCTCGACAAGATCGTCGACGCGGCACCTGGGGCGGCGGTGTACTGCCGGTTGCTCAGCGAGAGCGCCGGGGCGCGGTGGCGCCTCGGCGACAACTTCGGTTGTTCGCTCGAATACGCCGTGGAGCTGATGACACGAGCGGCGCAGCGGGGCCTGAGTCCCTACGGATTGTCCTTCCACGTTGGCTCCCAGCAGCTCGAGCCAACGCGGTGGGAGCCCAACATCGCCGCCGCGTCCGAGGCATTCGCGAAGCTGCGAGCCAACGACGTGGAGCTCGAAATGCTCAACCTCGGTGGTGGCTTTCCGGCCCGCTACGCCGAGCCGGTCCGCCCGATCATCCATTTCGGGAAGGCGATCGAGCAGGCGCTCGACCGGTGGTTCCCCGGTGCGCAGCGTCCACGGATCGTGACCGAGCCCGGTCGTTCGATCAGTGCCGAGGCTGGGGTGCTGCGCACCCAGGTGGTTTCGGTGCGCGAGCCGTTCGAAGGAGCCGACCGCTGGGTCTACTTGGACGCGGGTCGTTTCGGCGGGCTCGCCGAGACCGAGGGTGAGGCGATCCAGTACCGGGTCGAGACCGAGCGCGGCGGGCCGACGCAGCCAGTGATCATGGCCGGACCGACCTGCGACAGCATCGATGTGATCTACCGCGACGCCGCATACGCGTTGCCCAAAGAGCTCGAGATCGGTGACCGGGTCGACTTCCTCAGCGCCGGTGCCTACACCGCGAGCTACTCCTCGATCGGGTTCAACGGTTTTCCGCCGTTGCTAACGCATTGCATCGGAGGCGGATCATGA
- a CDS encoding saccharopine dehydrogenase NADP-binding domain-containing protein, translating into MTEHARLSVPGRVLVLGCGSVSQCLQPLLLAHLDLPYDRLTVLDMTDRRPEIPDTLAAGCRFVQRRLTPENLAETLAQQVGPGDLLVNLTWNIGTEDIIGWCHHNGVLYVDTSVEQWDPYADMNARHPTDKTLYARHHALRRLSQDWGSRGPTAIIEHGANPGLVSHWTKVGLEDVATAMLKDGVEDPQRRARIERALDEADHARMAMETGTRAIHISERDTQIGSVPKEPEEFVNTWSVEGFYEEGVAPAELGWGTHERELPPAAVVPECGTGNQICLARPGMATWVRSWVPSSGPIQGLLIRHGEAVTISDHLTVAGDDGKVVYRPTVHYAYLPSDAALASVHECKMRGFRLQERQRIMTDEILTGADELGVLLLGHDLGAWWTGSQLTIEETRELVSGQNATTLQVAASVLAAVFAAVRHPQRGLCRPDDLDHHEILAIAAPYLGPTPSVRSDWTPQATGPGPFDDYLGVTPPDDPWQFSNVLVS; encoded by the coding sequence ATGACTGAACACGCACGCCTTTCCGTCCCTGGACGAGTGCTGGTCCTTGGCTGTGGTTCGGTGTCCCAGTGCCTGCAGCCGTTGCTGCTCGCCCACCTGGACCTGCCCTACGACCGGCTGACCGTGCTGGACATGACCGACCGGCGCCCGGAGATCCCGGACACGCTCGCAGCCGGGTGCCGGTTCGTTCAGCGGCGGCTGACCCCCGAGAACCTCGCCGAGACCCTCGCCCAGCAGGTCGGTCCTGGCGACCTGCTGGTGAACCTGACCTGGAACATCGGGACCGAAGACATCATCGGATGGTGCCACCACAACGGCGTGCTCTACGTCGACACCTCGGTCGAGCAGTGGGATCCATACGCGGACATGAACGCCCGGCACCCGACCGACAAGACCCTCTACGCCCGCCACCACGCGCTGCGGCGCCTGAGCCAGGATTGGGGTAGCCGCGGCCCGACCGCGATCATCGAGCACGGTGCCAACCCGGGTCTGGTGAGCCACTGGACCAAGGTCGGGCTCGAGGATGTCGCCACGGCCATGCTCAAGGACGGCGTCGAGGACCCGCAACGACGGGCCCGGATCGAGCGGGCGTTGGACGAGGCCGACCACGCGCGGATGGCGATGGAGACCGGAACCCGAGCCATCCACATCTCCGAGCGCGACACCCAGATCGGATCGGTGCCCAAAGAGCCCGAGGAGTTCGTCAACACCTGGTCGGTCGAAGGCTTCTATGAGGAAGGTGTCGCTCCTGCCGAACTCGGGTGGGGCACTCACGAGCGTGAGTTGCCGCCGGCGGCGGTAGTCCCGGAGTGCGGCACCGGCAACCAGATCTGCCTGGCCCGTCCGGGGATGGCTACCTGGGTGCGCTCGTGGGTGCCCTCGTCGGGACCGATACAAGGGTTGTTGATCCGGCACGGCGAGGCCGTGACGATCAGCGACCATCTCACCGTTGCCGGTGACGACGGAAAAGTCGTCTACCGTCCGACGGTGCACTACGCCTACCTGCCCAGTGACGCGGCGCTGGCCTCGGTGCATGAGTGCAAGATGCGGGGGTTCCGGCTCCAAGAACGCCAGCGGATCATGACCGACGAGATCCTCACCGGCGCCGACGAACTCGGCGTGCTGCTGCTCGGCCATGACCTCGGCGCTTGGTGGACCGGCTCGCAACTGACCATCGAGGAGACCCGCGAGTTGGTCAGCGGGCAGAACGCCACCACCCTGCAGGTCGCGGCCTCGGTACTGGCGGCGGTGTTCGCCGCCGTGCGCCACCCGCAGCGGGGACTGTGCAGGCCCGACGACCTCGACCACCACGAGATCCTCGCGATTGCCGCACCTTATCTCGGACCCACCCCCTCGGTGCGCAGCGACTGGACCCCCCAGGCGACAGGGCCGGGCCCGTTCGACGACTACCTCGGAGTGACCCCGCCCGACGACCCCTGGCAGTTCTCCAACGTCCTCGTGTCGTGA
- a CDS encoding dimethylarginine dimethylaminohydrolase family protein → MTPTTAKAPEDVTEGDPEWGRRVLMCSPEHFDVTYSINVWMDPDVMVDFDRAWRQWDDLVCTLKAADTEVETVPAAQGLPDMVFTANSGIVDGATVTPARMRAPERAPEVEHVCSRFEELGWTIEQPPAAPQEGAGDAVAFAGGLVAGYGPRSSASAYAGLRARHGWAVTALELTDPRYYHVDLGFCPLDDRAAMVVPEAFTAAGRAALAELVEDPVVLTPEEGAAFCANAVVAGRTVVMPHCTPRLGRELERRGFDPAVCDVSEFGKAGGGCRCLTLALNVELDRAAAPFTAGVVG, encoded by the coding sequence GTGACACCGACGACGGCTAAGGCGCCTGAGGACGTAACAGAAGGTGATCCCGAGTGGGGCCGCAGAGTTCTGATGTGCTCGCCCGAGCACTTCGATGTCACCTATTCCATCAACGTCTGGATGGACCCGGACGTGATGGTGGATTTCGATCGGGCATGGCGGCAGTGGGACGACCTGGTGTGCACGCTGAAGGCGGCCGACACCGAGGTTGAGACCGTGCCGGCCGCACAGGGGTTGCCGGACATGGTTTTCACGGCCAACTCCGGCATCGTTGACGGCGCCACGGTTACCCCGGCCCGGATGAGAGCGCCCGAACGCGCCCCCGAGGTCGAGCACGTCTGCAGTCGGTTCGAGGAACTGGGCTGGACGATCGAGCAGCCGCCCGCCGCGCCGCAGGAGGGTGCGGGTGACGCAGTGGCATTCGCCGGCGGGCTCGTGGCCGGCTACGGTCCCCGGTCCTCCGCGTCGGCGTATGCCGGCCTGCGGGCGCGCCACGGCTGGGCGGTGACCGCGCTCGAGCTCACCGATCCCCGCTACTACCACGTCGATTTGGGGTTCTGCCCGCTCGACGATCGGGCGGCGATGGTGGTGCCGGAGGCCTTCACGGCCGCCGGTCGCGCCGCGCTGGCTGAGCTCGTCGAGGACCCGGTGGTTCTGACGCCGGAGGAAGGAGCGGCGTTCTGCGCGAACGCCGTGGTGGCCGGGCGCACCGTGGTGATGCCGCACTGCACACCGCGGCTGGGTCGCGAACTCGAGCGCCGCGGCTTCGATCCGGCAGTGTGCGATGTCTCCGAGTTCGGCAAGGCCGGCGGCGGCTGCCGCTGCCTAACCTTGGCCCTCAACGTGGAACTGGACCGTGCGGCGGCACCCTTCACCGCGGGGGTGGTTGGATGA